The following are encoded in a window of Prochlorococcus marinus str. MIT 1013 genomic DNA:
- a CDS encoding TIGR01548 family HAD-type hydrolase, with amino-acid sequence MNNIGLILFDIDGVIRDVTNSYRLAIQETVNFFSGWRPSIEDIDSIKSEGCWNNDWDLSLEMINRHLQTNNLSFSAPSRKILIECFENFYFGGDPNHDSSEWSGFIKDETLLVKQTLFKELTQRRIGWGFVSGAELPSAKFVLEQRLGLASAPLIAMGEAPEKPDPTGFISLSSRLSKNPLGLSNPPIAYIGDTVADVKTVINARIKIPDQKFISIAIAPPHLHEESSREKRLSYEAELRKAGADLIIKSMDNLKNEILNLFINQ; translated from the coding sequence ATGAATAATATTGGCCTAATTTTATTTGATATAGATGGGGTTATTCGTGACGTAACAAACAGCTATCGATTGGCTATCCAAGAAACTGTAAATTTTTTTAGTGGGTGGAGACCCTCTATAGAAGATATTGATTCTATAAAAAGTGAAGGCTGTTGGAACAATGATTGGGATTTGAGCCTAGAAATGATTAATAGACATTTACAAACAAACAATCTTTCTTTTTCAGCTCCGTCTAGAAAAATATTAATTGAATGCTTTGAAAACTTTTATTTTGGTGGAGATCCAAACCATGACTCTAGTGAATGGTCAGGTTTTATTAAAGATGAAACGTTATTAGTCAAACAAACACTTTTTAAGGAATTAACTCAGCGAAGAATTGGTTGGGGTTTCGTAAGTGGAGCTGAATTACCATCAGCGAAATTCGTCTTAGAGCAGAGGCTTGGCTTAGCCTCTGCTCCCCTGATTGCAATGGGTGAAGCGCCTGAAAAACCTGATCCAACAGGTTTTATTTCACTATCTTCTAGACTTTCAAAAAATCCTTTAGGCCTTTCCAACCCTCCAATAGCATATATTGGAGATACTGTTGCAGATGTTAAAACAGTAATAAATGCTCGAATTAAGATCCCTGATCAGAAATTTATCAGTATCGCTATTGCTCCCCCTCATTTACATGAAGAGTCAAGTCGAGAGAAACGTCTAAGTTATGAGGCAGAGTTGAGAAAAGCAGGTGCAGACCTGATTATTAAATCGATGGACAATTTAAAAAATGAAATTCTAAATTTATTTATAAACCAATAG
- a CDS encoding DUF3764 family protein yields the protein MALETTIFSFKISVPFEQWAAVYDSEENIQLMREEKIVCLYRGINKEDPSSAVVIEQAEKGKSIAMFSNPEVRPLIEEAGHIYDSTVITSYLQS from the coding sequence GTGGCTCTTGAAACAACCATATTCAGCTTTAAGATTTCTGTTCCGTTTGAACAATGGGCAGCGGTATATGACAGTGAAGAAAACATACAACTTATGAGAGAAGAAAAAATTGTTTGTCTTTATAGAGGGATAAATAAAGAGGATCCAAGTAGTGCCGTTGTTATAGAGCAAGCTGAAAAAGGTAAATCAATCGCAATGTTTTCCAATCCTGAAGTAAGACCTTTAATTGAGGAAGCTGGACACATTTATGATTCAACCGTCATCACTAGTTACTTACAAAGTTAA
- a CDS encoding protein adenylyltransferase SelO translates to MSSTKAMQTTRTFSEFAKQVDYSFMDSLEPDPQATDDGDDHLTREVFSGHYVPVTPTAIPKPEYVAHSKILFNELGLSQELALDELFRRLFSGDISVATTPMRPFGWATGYALSIYGTEYTQQCPFGTGNGYGDGRAISVFEGLFNGKRWEMQLKGGGPTPYCRGADGRAVLRSSVREFLAQEYMQSLGVPTSRSLTLYVSKSETVRRPWYIKDSNSIDPDILVETPAAISTRVAPSFLRVGQIELFARRVRNNEHQDAMKELEMIVKHLIVRNYKEEIDPTISFSDQVVELANSFRERLTSLVANWIRIGYCQGNFNSDNCAAGGFTLDYGPFGFCELFDPRFQPWTGGGEHFAFFNQQVAAEANYQMFWGAIRPLLTGNAKALDRLDSIRDGFTTVMNQKMENMWTKKLGLVTYDAPLVNEMLQLMVHTKVDYTIFFRKLSSIPKKLKDLKDSFYLPISEEIETKWISWLQRWREHVINKGDQNEISAKMKRINPKYTWREWLITPAYEIAEKGDYGLIMELQAVLDKPYEEQSLEVQKKYDRLKPKKFFGAGGISHYSCSS, encoded by the coding sequence ATGAGCAGTACTAAAGCTATGCAGACAACTAGAACTTTTTCTGAGTTTGCAAAACAAGTTGACTACTCATTCATGGATTCTCTCGAACCTGATCCTCAGGCAACAGATGATGGTGACGACCACCTAACAAGAGAGGTCTTTTCTGGTCACTATGTACCTGTCACTCCAACAGCAATTCCAAAACCAGAATATGTCGCACACAGTAAAATATTATTTAACGAGTTAGGTTTGAGTCAGGAACTTGCTCTAGATGAGCTTTTTCGTCGTCTATTCTCCGGTGACATAAGTGTTGCAACAACACCGATGCGACCATTTGGTTGGGCTACGGGTTACGCATTATCTATCTATGGAACTGAATATACTCAGCAGTGTCCATTTGGAACCGGTAACGGCTATGGAGATGGGAGAGCTATTTCAGTATTTGAAGGTCTCTTTAATGGCAAAAGATGGGAGATGCAACTTAAAGGAGGAGGGCCAACACCATACTGTAGAGGAGCTGATGGACGAGCAGTGCTTCGTTCAAGTGTTCGTGAGTTTTTAGCTCAGGAATATATGCAGTCACTCGGAGTACCAACATCACGATCTCTCACACTATATGTCTCTAAATCTGAAACAGTTCGCAGGCCTTGGTATATAAAAGACTCCAATTCAATCGATCCAGACATATTAGTAGAAACACCAGCTGCAATCTCAACACGAGTCGCACCATCATTTTTACGGGTAGGTCAGATAGAACTCTTTGCACGTCGAGTACGAAACAATGAGCATCAAGATGCAATGAAAGAGCTCGAAATGATTGTGAAGCACTTAATCGTAAGAAATTACAAGGAGGAAATTGATCCGACCATTAGCTTTAGCGATCAAGTCGTAGAGCTCGCAAATTCATTCCGAGAACGACTCACATCATTAGTAGCTAATTGGATACGTATTGGCTACTGCCAAGGTAATTTCAACAGTGACAACTGCGCTGCAGGAGGTTTCACTCTCGATTACGGTCCATTTGGTTTTTGCGAACTCTTCGATCCCAGATTCCAACCTTGGACAGGAGGGGGTGAACATTTTGCATTCTTTAACCAACAAGTTGCTGCCGAAGCAAATTATCAAATGTTTTGGGGGGCGATTCGACCTCTGCTTACCGGCAACGCAAAGGCACTGGACAGGCTAGATAGCATCCGCGATGGATTTACTACAGTAATGAATCAGAAAATGGAGAACATGTGGACAAAGAAACTAGGATTAGTCACCTATGACGCACCTCTAGTAAATGAGATGTTACAGCTCATGGTTCACACAAAGGTCGACTACACAATCTTTTTCAGAAAACTTTCAAGTATCCCAAAAAAACTTAAGGACTTAAAAGATAGTTTCTATCTACCAATTTCAGAAGAGATTGAGACCAAATGGATTAGTTGGCTACAAAGATGGCGGGAGCACGTAATTAACAAAGGTGATCAAAATGAAATATCAGCAAAAATGAAACGCATTAATCCAAAATACACATGGCGGGAATGGCTCATCACACCAGCATACGAAATAGCAGAGAAAGGCGACTATGGACTCATAATGGAACTACAAGCTGTTTTAGACAAACCTTACGAGGAACAATCATTAGAGGTACAGAAAAAATACGACAGACTCAAGCCCAAGAAATTCTTTGGAGCCGGTGGGATTTCCCATTACAGCTGTTCCTCATGA